A single genomic interval of Struthio camelus isolate bStrCam1 chromosome 9, bStrCam1.hap1, whole genome shotgun sequence harbors:
- the SFT2D3 gene encoding vesicle transport protein SFT2C, with protein sequence MADLGRQLQEYLAQAKAGGSGSSSSAAPGGCSEAEAAAAAGGSGGGGGWPWAAEADPWLPGLSRWQRLAGGGLCLLLAALCWALAALYAPLLLLRARKFALLWSLGSACGLSGAALLRGPRRLLREPGGAGLLYLAALGGTLYAALARRSAALAALGAAAQLGAAVAALPGGAAGLRRLGRLLGPALRRRVAAAALPV encoded by the coding sequence ATGGCGGACCTGGGCCGGCAGCTGCAGGAGTACCTGGCGCAGGCGAAGGCGGGCGGCTCCGGttccagctccagcgcggcgcccggcggctgcTCGGAGGCCgaagcagcggcggcggcgggaggcagcggcggcggcggcggttggccGTGGGCGGCCGAGGCGGACCCCTGGCTGCCGGGGCTGTCGCGCTGGCAGCggctggcgggcggcgggctgtgcctgctgctggcggcgctgtgctgggcgctggcggctctctacgcgccgctgctgctgctgcgcgccCGCAAGTTCGCGCTGCTCTGGTCGCTGGGCTCCGCGTGCGGCCTGAGCGGCGCCGCGCTGCTGCGGGGGCCCCGCCGCCTGCTGCGGGAACCCGGCGGCGCCGGTTTGCTCTACCTGGCCGCCTTGGGCGGCACCTTGTACGCGGCGctggcgcggcgcagcgcggcgctggcggcgctgggagCCGCCGCCCAGCTgggcgccgccgtcgccgcgctgcccggcggcgccgccggcctgCGCCGCCTCGGCCGCCTGCTGGGGCCGGCGCTGCGCCgccgcgtcgccgccgccgcgctgccggtgtga